A genomic segment from Haloarcula limicola encodes:
- a CDS encoding amidohydrolase family protein, with product MRFVDTHTHTWGADTEELPWPAEILPPGWDGAYTARDLIADMDAAGVEESVMVTTPMYGRGVRANEYAMRAIEAYPDRLWGVGLMDFYGDDPEAVRADLRRVVGHDRMLGVRMHACLRYEEHSTELDRTADWILDDELEPVWEEAAAQDTSIFVFPKAEQLSMIETLAGRYPDVQLVVDHMAFPDETTDPDAEPWTDFESLADHENVAVKVSSLPRSSESGWPYEDLWDYVRHLADWFGAERLMLGSDYPWMDDWADYEECLSWVEEVPFLSARDYSYLAHRTFESVHES from the coding sequence ATGCGATTCGTAGACACGCACACCCACACGTGGGGAGCCGACACCGAGGAGCTGCCGTGGCCCGCCGAGATCCTGCCGCCGGGGTGGGACGGGGCGTACACCGCTCGCGACTTGATCGCCGACATGGACGCCGCCGGCGTCGAGGAGAGCGTCATGGTCACGACGCCGATGTACGGCCGCGGGGTCCGCGCCAACGAGTACGCGATGCGCGCCATCGAGGCCTACCCCGACCGGCTGTGGGGCGTCGGCCTCATGGACTTCTATGGGGACGACCCGGAGGCGGTGCGGGCCGACCTCCGCCGCGTCGTCGGCCACGACCGGATGCTCGGCGTCCGAATGCACGCCTGCCTGCGCTACGAGGAACACTCCACGGAACTCGACCGAACGGCGGACTGGATCCTGGACGACGAACTCGAACCGGTCTGGGAGGAGGCGGCAGCGCAGGACACTTCGATATTCGTCTTCCCGAAGGCGGAGCAACTGTCGATGATCGAGACGCTGGCGGGGCGCTACCCCGACGTGCAACTCGTCGTCGACCACATGGCGTTTCCCGACGAGACCACCGACCCCGACGCGGAGCCGTGGACCGACTTCGAATCGCTCGCGGACCACGAGAACGTCGCGGTCAAGGTGAGTTCGCTCCCGCGGTCCAGCGAGTCGGGGTGGCCCTACGAGGACCTCTGGGACTACGTCCGCCATCTCGCCGACTGGTTCGGCGCCGAGCGGCTCATGCTCGGCTCCGACTACCCGTGGATGGACGACTGGGCCGATTACGAAGAATGTCTCTCGTGGGTCGAGGAGGTCCCGTTCCTCTCCGCGCGGGACTACTCGTATCTCGCTCATCGAACGTTCGAATCGGTTCACGAGTCCTGA